In Spirochaetales bacterium, the genomic stretch CGTCGAATTATTTACCGAACCGAAAAGTTTGCCGCTTTCACCTGCCGTCATGATGAAAACGAGTTCTTCCGCTTCGAGTCGTTCCTTTAGCGATGAGGCATCTGTTCGTTTGGCTTCTTTCCGTTTTTCGATTGCCACCCTGTTTTGATCGAGAATTTTCAGATTTTGTTTCGTGTACGGCATCGCAAACTTTTTTGGAATGAGATAATTTCTCGCGTACCCGTTCGCTACCGTCTTTATATCACCCTCTTCTCCGAGATTGGGAATATCCTGTTTTAAAATAACTCTCATTTATACACCTCTCTTTTTCTGCTTGATAAAGGTTGTTTTATATACCACATATAGACGTATGTATACCGATTACCTGAACTTCTCGACAAACGGAAGCAGGGCCAGAATCCGAGCCCTTTTTATCGCACGAGCAAGCTGACGCTGATGTTTTGCACAGGTTCCGGTAATACGTCTCGGGATGATCTTTCCACGCTCGGTCGTAAAACG encodes the following:
- a CDS encoding 50S ribosomal protein L9, which produces MRVILKQDIPNLGEEGDIKTVANGYARNYLIPKKFAMPYTKQNLKILDQNRVAIEKRKEAKRTDASSLKERLEAEELVFIMTAGESGKLFGSVNNSTIAEELEKRGYHIEKKRIEIPDSSIRMIGEFDIRIKLYENKIATMKIKVEKQGKKEEEKPQTE